A single region of the Pontimicrobium sp. SW4 genome encodes:
- the bioA gene encoding adenosylmethionine--8-amino-7-oxononanoate transaminase — MSLQERDKKHLWHPLTQHKLHPNHLAITKAKGTLLYDDKGNEYIDGIASWYTCMYGHCNKYITTKVSEQMQQLDHVVFAGFTHEPAVKLSEALIDILPNNQQKLFFSDNGSTSVDVAIKMALQYHFNNGEKRGKIIAFEGGFHGDTFGAMSVSGLSVYNGPFEEFFIDVARIPVPTKDNFEDVKQQFITLLETENVAAFIYEPLVQGAAAMKMFEASLLDELLSITKKHNALAIADEVMTGFGKTGKNFASEHLTNQPDIICLAKSLTGGLVPMAITSCSQKVYDAFLSDDISKGFFHGHTYSANPIACTAALAGMELLKSEDIQDSIIRIIRSHKTFDNRIKNHPKVAETRQLGVIYALDLNVEMERYGSLRNQLFKIFMDNGVCLRPLGNTIYILAPYVITEKQLEKVYTVIEKTLDTI, encoded by the coding sequence ATGTCATTACAAGAACGCGATAAAAAACATCTGTGGCACCCTTTAACACAGCATAAACTACATCCAAATCATTTAGCAATTACCAAAGCTAAAGGTACTTTATTATATGATGATAAGGGGAATGAATATATTGACGGAATTGCATCATGGTATACTTGCATGTATGGACATTGCAACAAGTATATAACTACCAAGGTTTCTGAGCAAATGCAACAACTAGATCATGTGGTTTTTGCAGGATTTACGCATGAACCAGCTGTTAAACTTTCTGAGGCTTTAATTGACATTTTACCCAACAATCAACAAAAACTGTTTTTCTCAGATAACGGATCAACTTCAGTAGATGTAGCTATAAAAATGGCATTACAATATCATTTTAATAATGGCGAAAAACGCGGAAAGATTATTGCCTTCGAAGGTGGTTTTCATGGGGATACTTTTGGTGCCATGAGCGTATCTGGACTATCTGTTTATAATGGCCCTTTTGAAGAGTTTTTTATTGATGTAGCTCGTATTCCAGTTCCAACAAAAGATAATTTTGAAGATGTAAAACAACAATTTATAACACTTCTTGAAACTGAAAATGTAGCAGCCTTTATCTATGAACCTTTGGTGCAAGGTGCAGCTGCAATGAAAATGTTTGAAGCATCCCTTTTAGATGAACTACTTAGTATTACAAAAAAACACAATGCTTTAGCTATTGCTGATGAAGTAATGACTGGCTTTGGAAAAACTGGTAAAAACTTTGCTTCAGAACATTTAACAAATCAACCAGATATAATTTGTTTAGCAAAATCCTTAACTGGAGGATTAGTACCTATGGCGATTACATCTTGTTCTCAAAAGGTGTATGATGCTTTTTTAAGTGATGATATTTCTAAAGGCTTTTTTCACGGACATACCTATTCTGCAAACCCAATAGCCTGTACTGCTGCTCTAGCTGGAATGGAATTACTAAAATCGGAAGACATTCAAGATAGCATAATACGCATTATACGATCACATAAAACATTTGATAATCGCATTAAAAACCACCCAAAAGTTGCAGAAACAAGACAATTGGGAGTTATTTATGCACTTGATTTAAATGTGGAAATGGAGCGTTATGGGAGCTTACGCAATCAGTTATTTAAAATTTTTATGGAC
- the bioD gene encoding dethiobiotin synthase — protein MKKIFITGISTEVGKTIASAIITEALEADYWKPVQAGELNNCDTLKVEKLVSNSKSKFHPNSYALQTPMSPHAAANIDGLTINLKAIREPKTKNNLVIEGAGGLLVPLNDTETILDIIKPQYHVIVVSRHYLGSINHTLLTVNLLKERGFDISILFSGNEHPTTETVIKKMTGVPVIGRIEEEPYFDKNVIKEYAEHFKGTLEKLTSP, from the coding sequence ATGAAAAAAATATTTATAACAGGTATCTCTACCGAAGTAGGAAAAACAATAGCTTCTGCAATTATTACAGAAGCTCTAGAGGCCGATTATTGGAAACCTGTGCAAGCAGGAGAATTGAATAATTGTGATACATTAAAAGTTGAAAAATTAGTATCTAACTCAAAATCAAAATTTCATCCAAACAGTTATGCGTTACAAACACCTATGAGCCCTCATGCTGCCGCAAACATTGATGGTTTAACTATAAATTTAAAAGCAATTAGAGAGCCAAAAACTAAAAACAACTTAGTAATTGAAGGCGCTGGAGGTTTATTAGTGCCTCTAAATGATACTGAAACAATTCTTGATATTATCAAACCTCAATACCATGTTATCGTAGTGTCTAGACATTACTTAGGAAGTATTAATCACACCCTTTTAACAGTAAACTTGTTGAAAGAAAGAGGATTTGATATATCTATTCTTTTTAGCGGGAACGAACACCCAACAACAGAAACCGTTATAAAAAAAATGACAGGAGTTCCTGTTATTGGACGTATAGAAGAAGAACCTTATTTTGATAAAAATGTGATTAAAGAATATGCTGAACATTTTAAAGGAACTTTAGAAAAACTGACGTCACCCTGA
- a CDS encoding DUF2007 domain-containing protein codes for MQNNYKILAVFEYSTEAQVMTSKLESEGIKTMLMDEKTIDSDPLISQAIGGVKLMVHDDDFTKAVEIYNQIRVYQKDKNGDDLHCASCNSNRILVAPPERKNIFYMLFPFFEKTKYICNECKTIF; via the coding sequence ATGCAAAATAATTATAAGATATTAGCAGTATTTGAGTATTCAACTGAAGCTCAAGTAATGACTTCAAAATTAGAGTCGGAAGGGATTAAAACAATGCTAATGGATGAAAAAACGATAGACTCCGATCCACTCATAAGTCAAGCCATTGGTGGTGTAAAACTTATGGTTCATGATGATGATTTTACAAAAGCTGTAGAGATTTATAATCAAATAAGAGTATATCAAAAAGATAAAAATGGTGATGATTTACATTGTGCTTCTTGCAATTCTAATCGTATTTTAGTAGCACCTCCTGAGCGCAAAAACATTTTCTATATGCTATTCCCATTCTTTGAAAAAACAAAGTATATCTGTAACGAATGTAAAACCATTTTTTAA
- a CDS encoding aminotransferase class I/II-fold pyridoxal phosphate-dependent enzyme, with amino-acid sequence MKSFPKKLQTKLDQRQEVNALRQLGSQNRLIDFASNDYLGFSKSEVIFKRTHQYLIDNSLFTNGATGSRLLSGNHSLYKEVENLLRKFHKSESALIFNSGYDANVGFFASIPQRGDTILYDEYIHASIRDGISISNSKAYKFRHNDLAHLDELLKRIQHDETIYVVTESVFSMDGDSPDLKYLSKICNEHDAYIVVDEAHALGVFGEHGSGLIQELGLENKVFARIVTFGKGLGCHGSAILGSTSLTEYLVNFARPFIYTTGLPPHSLATIKSAYQELTITNSIGVLRKNIEWFNSEVQQLELEHYFIESNSAIQSCILSGNQKVKSLATLLQNKSFDVKPILSPTVPERQERLRFCLHSYNSEKEVTQVLTLLATFVKEIN; translated from the coding sequence ATGAAGTCTTTTCCTAAAAAATTACAAACAAAACTCGATCAAAGGCAAGAGGTTAATGCGCTTCGCCAATTGGGTAGTCAAAACAGATTGATTGACTTCGCTTCTAACGATTATTTGGGATTTTCGAAGTCTGAAGTTATTTTTAAAAGAACGCATCAATATTTAATTGATAATAGTTTATTTACCAACGGAGCTACAGGATCTCGTTTACTATCAGGAAACCATTCATTATATAAAGAAGTAGAAAATCTATTACGCAAGTTTCATAAAAGTGAATCGGCACTTATCTTTAATTCTGGTTACGATGCCAATGTTGGTTTTTTCGCTTCAATACCTCAACGCGGTGATACTATTTTATACGACGAATATATACACGCCTCTATTCGCGATGGTATTTCTATAAGCAATTCTAAAGCCTATAAATTTAGGCATAATGATTTAGCTCATCTTGATGAGCTGCTGAAACGAATTCAGCATGATGAAACCATATATGTGGTTACAGAAAGTGTGTTTTCTATGGATGGTGATTCTCCAGACTTAAAATACCTATCTAAAATTTGTAATGAGCATGATGCGTATATAGTTGTTGATGAAGCGCACGCATTAGGTGTATTTGGTGAGCATGGTAGTGGATTGATTCAAGAGCTTGGTTTAGAAAATAAAGTATTTGCACGAATTGTAACCTTTGGAAAAGGATTAGGATGTCATGGTTCAGCTATTTTAGGCAGCACATCTTTAACAGAATATTTAGTGAATTTTGCTCGACCCTTTATTTATACAACAGGATTACCACCTCACTCTTTAGCAACTATTAAAAGTGCTTATCAGGAATTAACAATAACGAATAGTATTGGTGTGCTTCGAAAAAATATTGAATGGTTTAATTCTGAAGTGCAACAACTAGAACTGGAACATTATTTTATAGAAAGTAATTCAGCAATACAATCTTGTATATTATCAGGAAATCAAAAAGTAAAATCTTTAGCTACTTTATTACAAAATAAAAGCTTTGACGTAAAACCAATTTTATCACCAACCGTTCCTGAAAGACAAGAACGATTACGCTTTTGTTTACACAGTTATAATTCAGAAAAAGAAGTAACACAAGTGTTAACTCTGTTGGCTACTTTTGTAAAAGAAATCAATTAA
- a CDS encoding DUF2975 domain-containing protein — MKTKRILKIMHVFAWIAFIGLSIKAGAIVISYFVSFGNVDAAKDLYEGMSYFVYKQNSEVHYTILVFYRILQFSIQAYIAFLIIKLLSNLNIQRPFNVNALRLMQRISFSLICLWAIVVIHNIHVGILEASTGIKATLLSSEFIYIAGIVYVFSLLFKRGLELQYENDLTI, encoded by the coding sequence ATGAAAACAAAAAGAATACTTAAAATAATGCATGTTTTTGCTTGGATTGCTTTTATTGGATTGTCCATTAAAGCTGGCGCTATTGTGATATCTTATTTTGTGAGTTTTGGTAATGTAGATGCTGCAAAGGATTTGTATGAAGGAATGAGTTATTTCGTTTATAAACAAAATAGTGAAGTTCATTATACTATACTGGTTTTTTATAGGATTTTGCAGTTTAGTATTCAAGCTTATATTGCTTTTCTTATAATAAAGCTTTTAAGTAATTTAAATATACAAAGGCCTTTTAATGTCAACGCATTAAGATTAATGCAAAGAATAAGCTTTAGCCTTATATGTCTTTGGGCAATAGTAGTAATACATAATATTCATGTAGGTATATTAGAAGCAAGTACAGGAATAAAGGCAACGCTTCTATCTAGCGAATTTATATACATAGCAGGTATTGTATACGTGTTTTCTTTATTGTTTAAAAGAGGGTTAGAACTTCAATATGAAAACGATTTAACTATTTAA
- a CDS encoding DoxX family protein — protein MKIFTQEYKEQWNPLSKIIFRLLFAYFVFYILLMFLNPLFEVPFRWIGGEVFKINYKYEVGGNGSGDHTYGYLTLFVTIILTFLTVVVWSIIDRNHKSYNKLLYWFLVFLRIILVAAMFLYGFVKIFKLQFPSASLTHLLDPLGDFSPMGLAWTYMGFSKGFNVFVGFMEVLGGLLLIPRRTQTLGSFIIIGVMTQVAMMNFCYDIPVKLLSVHLVLMALVIFITDHRFLKVFVKNKAVEKYNYYHPIKNAKYHKVIFWIKSIGLFIIVSFISFNFYTTERHRGENRKKPLLYGIWEATHFIKNGDTLQPLITDKYRWRYLIIDLKDEATVKTMDDVKHQYKFVTDSVFKKVMIHKEDLESEDYNFNYENPNSEFLQLDGIIESDTLSIIFTKIDHEKFNLNSRGFNWINERPYNR, from the coding sequence ATGAAGATTTTTACACAAGAATATAAAGAACAATGGAACCCATTAAGTAAAATCATATTCAGATTACTATTTGCTTATTTTGTTTTCTACATACTTCTAATGTTTTTAAACCCTCTTTTTGAAGTACCATTTAGATGGATTGGTGGAGAGGTTTTTAAAATAAATTACAAATATGAGGTAGGTGGTAATGGTAGTGGAGATCATACTTATGGGTATTTAACGTTATTTGTAACTATAATTTTAACTTTTTTAACGGTTGTTGTTTGGAGTATTATAGATAGAAATCATAAAAGTTATAATAAACTTTTGTATTGGTTTTTAGTATTTCTGCGTATTATTTTAGTAGCTGCAATGTTTCTTTATGGATTTGTAAAGATTTTTAAACTTCAATTCCCATCAGCTTCACTAACACATTTGCTTGACCCTTTAGGCGATTTTTCTCCAATGGGGTTAGCTTGGACATATATGGGGTTTTCAAAAGGCTTTAATGTATTTGTGGGATTTATGGAAGTGCTTGGTGGTTTACTGTTAATACCTAGACGAACACAAACACTTGGCTCATTTATAATTATAGGAGTAATGACTCAAGTAGCTATGATGAATTTTTGTTATGATATTCCTGTCAAATTACTTTCAGTTCATCTAGTCTTAATGGCTTTAGTGATATTTATAACAGACCACAGGTTTTTGAAAGTATTCGTAAAAAATAAAGCTGTAGAAAAATACAATTATTATCATCCTATTAAAAATGCTAAATATCATAAAGTCATTTTTTGGATTAAATCTATTGGCTTGTTTATTATTGTAAGTTTTATTTCCTTCAATTTTTATACAACAGAAAGACATAGAGGAGAAAACAGAAAAAAACCATTACTTTATGGTATTTGGGAAGCTACACACTTTATCAAAAATGGGGATACACTACAACCCTTAATTACAGATAAGTATAGATGGCGATATCTTATTATTGACTTAAAAGATGAAGCAACTGTAAAGACAATGGACGATGTAAAACATCAATATAAATTTGTAACAGACTCAGTATTTAAAAAAGTAATGATACATAAAGAGGATTTAGAATCTGAAGATTATAATTTCAACTATGAAAATCCAAATTCTGAATTTCTTCAACTGGATGGAATCATAGAATCAGATACGTTAAGTATTATATTTACGAAAATAGATCATGAAAAATTTAATCTAAACTCCAGAGGTTTTAACTGGATTAACGAACGACCATATAATAGATAA
- a CDS encoding DUF2975 domain-containing protein, with translation MKNNTTILTVITYAVLLTAVSVLLNDIREFDLEQFKEFQNWAKTANKNESWFTSKNAIKWSYYVISAGLFFWRGYLIYGFSYFLSILNEVDKDNYFSDKNISYFKKIGNIFIAYTINVLVLRFLLALIGKSSFNFFTELKTEFSLLIPCGLAFYLLAEIFKRGKEAKEENDLTI, from the coding sequence ATGAAAAATAACACGACTATTTTAACAGTGATAACTTATGCTGTTTTATTGACAGCAGTTTCAGTGTTACTAAATGATATTAGAGAATTTGATTTGGAGCAATTTAAAGAATTTCAAAATTGGGCAAAAACGGCAAATAAAAATGAAAGTTGGTTTACTTCTAAAAATGCGATTAAGTGGAGTTATTATGTTATTAGTGCTGGACTCTTTTTTTGGAGAGGCTATCTTATTTATGGGTTTAGTTATTTTTTATCCATTTTAAATGAAGTTGATAAGGACAATTACTTTAGCGATAAAAATATTTCTTACTTCAAGAAGATTGGAAATATATTTATTGCCTACACTATAAATGTATTAGTGTTACGATTTTTATTGGCTTTAATTGGAAAGTCTTCTTTTAATTTCTTTACAGAACTTAAAACAGAATTTTCACTATTGATTCCTTGTGGTTTGGCATTTTATTTATTGGCAGAGATTTTTAAACGAGGAAAAGAGGCTAAAGAAGAAAACGACCTAACCATATAG
- a CDS encoding helix-turn-helix transcriptional regulator gives MPIIVNLDVMLAKRKMKSKDLAEIVGITTANLSILKSGKARAIRFSTLEAICKALECQPSDILEYVED, from the coding sequence ATGCCAATTATTGTAAATCTAGATGTTATGCTAGCCAAACGGAAAATGAAGAGTAAAGATTTAGCAGAAATTGTTGGTATAACCACAGCAAACTTATCGATTCTAAAATCTGGCAAAGCAAGAGCTATTCGTTTTTCAACTTTGGAAGCTATTTGTAAAGCATTAGAGTGTCAACCAAGTGATATTTTGGAGTATGTTGAAGATTAG
- a CDS encoding peptidase M61 — translation MKKIFLLITLLAFFNCKESNTEETSKGVSSTYAISFENAVHHEANVEATFTNLKSGEVEFRMSRTSPGRYALHEFMKNVYAVKVTDGQGNELETTRPDPYSWKVNGHDGTLKVSYTLFANRSDGTYAQIDETHAHLNIPATFIYAPSLANDEIEVTFNAREDLNWKIATQLKHKAGNTYYAKDLQYFMDSPTEISNHGVRSFDVNGQTVHLVLHHNGTDAELDEYFDKVKKVVLEQEAVYGELPDFDYDNYYFLACYIPNASGDGMEHRNSTVLTSTRSLADGGMNSNIGTVSHELFHAWNVERIRPQSLEPFDFEEANMSGELWFAEGFTSYYTNLVLCRAGLMSQEDYVNGLTGTFNYVWNSPGRQFFNPIEMSYQAPFVDAARSVDPVNRGNTFISYYSYGSALGLALDLSLRENDLNLDDYMKSVWTKFGKKKQPYTIPDLHNALSEYAGKEFGDNFFNNYIYKSDMPQMKRLFENVGVSLTQDDTKVSFGASVRDGKVFGNTTIGSSAYEAGLENGDTIIQVGDYVISDELDFNTIITKFKVGDVAKVVYERLENKKETTITFKPDPSYAIGINENSSDKQKATREAWLIKKSK, via the coding sequence ATGAAAAAAATATTTTTATTAATTACACTTTTAGCATTTTTCAATTGCAAAGAATCAAATACGGAAGAAACATCAAAAGGTGTATCATCAACCTATGCTATTTCGTTTGAAAATGCTGTACATCACGAAGCAAATGTCGAAGCAACATTTACCAATTTAAAATCTGGTGAAGTAGAATTTAGAATGAGTCGTACTTCTCCAGGGCGTTATGCATTACATGAATTTATGAAAAATGTATATGCAGTTAAAGTAACCGACGGACAAGGAAACGAACTGGAAACTACAAGACCAGATCCTTATTCATGGAAAGTAAATGGACATGATGGTACTTTAAAAGTATCATATACATTATTCGCCAATAGAAGTGATGGAACCTATGCACAAATAGACGAAACACATGCACATTTAAACATTCCAGCAACATTTATATACGCACCAAGTTTAGCTAATGATGAAATAGAAGTAACGTTTAATGCTCGTGAAGACTTAAATTGGAAAATTGCAACCCAATTAAAACATAAAGCAGGAAACACCTATTACGCCAAAGATTTACAATATTTTATGGATAGTCCTACGGAAATTAGTAATCATGGTGTTCGTTCGTTTGATGTAAATGGGCAAACTGTACATTTAGTATTACACCATAATGGAACAGACGCTGAATTGGATGAGTATTTTGACAAAGTAAAGAAAGTAGTACTAGAACAAGAAGCAGTTTATGGAGAATTACCCGATTTCGATTATGATAACTATTATTTCTTAGCTTGTTATATCCCTAATGCATCAGGAGATGGTATGGAACATCGAAATTCAACAGTTTTAACATCTACTAGAAGTTTAGCTGATGGTGGTATGAATAGTAATATTGGTACAGTATCTCACGAATTATTTCATGCTTGGAATGTAGAACGTATTCGTCCGCAATCTTTAGAACCTTTCGATTTTGAAGAAGCAAATATGAGTGGAGAGCTTTGGTTTGCCGAAGGATTTACAAGTTATTATACCAATTTAGTTCTTTGTCGTGCAGGATTAATGAGTCAGGAAGATTATGTAAACGGACTTACAGGAACGTTTAATTATGTATGGAACTCTCCTGGGAGACAATTTTTTAATCCTATAGAAATGAGTTATCAAGCACCGTTTGTAGATGCAGCTCGTTCGGTAGACCCAGTAAATAGAGGTAATACATTTATTTCTTATTATTCGTATGGAAGTGCTTTAGGGTTAGCATTGGATTTATCACTTCGTGAAAACGATCTGAATTTAGATGATTACATGAAATCGGTTTGGACTAAATTTGGAAAGAAAAAACAGCCATATACTATTCCAGATTTACACAATGCGCTTAGCGAGTATGCAGGAAAAGAGTTTGGAGATAATTTTTTTAATAATTACATATACAAAAGTGATATGCCACAAATGAAGCGTTTGTTTGAAAATGTTGGAGTATCATTAACTCAAGATGATACAAAAGTAAGTTTTGGAGCAAGTGTGAGAGATGGGAAAGTTTTTGGAAACACCACAATTGGTTCTTCAGCTTATGAAGCTGGATTAGAAAATGGAGATACTATTATTCAAGTAGGAGACTATGTAATAAGTGATGAATTAGATTTCAATACCATAATAACGAAGTTTAAAGTAGGAGATGTAGCCAAAGTGGTATATGAGCGTTTAGAAAACAAAAAAGAAACAACCATAACTTTTAAACCAGATCCTTCATACGCTATAGGTATAAACGAGAATTCTAGCGATAAACAAAAAGCTACACGAGAAGCTTGGTTGATTAAAAAAAGTAAATAA
- a CDS encoding Y-family DNA polymerase, which yields MFALVDCNNFYTSCERVFNPNLREKPVAILSNNDGCVISMSDEAKDLQLPFGAPIFKWEEFCKVNGIEVLSSNYPLYGDMSSRVMSILHQFTPDVEVYSIDEAFLEFIGFDEYNFDDYGNQIRQRILKWTGIPTCVGIAPTKALSKVANKIARKFPKETKGVYVIDSEEKRIKALKWIKLKDVWGIGRGLQKRLALKNCKTAFDFIQLSDEWIRKNFSITEWKLKKDLEGISTLKLDELQTKRAIATTRSFEYTFSDIDNIKERISTFATSCAEKLRKQESSCYMIIVLLSSDRHKKQLEQHRVSEVVKLTYPTDSTLTICKHAVEAVSSIFKKGIKYKRAGVIVTGLVPTYNHQLNMFEYENPKHKPLMIAIDGINKKYKDYKIKLGNQDLERTWKMRQERLSPRYTTDIKEIITIK from the coding sequence ATGTTTGCTTTAGTTGATTGTAATAATTTTTATACTTCTTGTGAACGCGTATTTAATCCTAATTTACGTGAAAAACCTGTTGCTATTTTAAGTAATAATGATGGTTGTGTTATTTCCATGAGCGATGAAGCTAAGGATTTACAACTTCCCTTTGGAGCACCAATTTTTAAATGGGAAGAGTTTTGTAAAGTTAATGGTATAGAAGTATTGTCGTCAAACTACCCTTTGTATGGAGATATGAGCAGTCGGGTAATGTCAATTTTACACCAATTTACTCCAGATGTGGAGGTGTATAGTATTGATGAAGCTTTTTTAGAATTTATAGGATTTGATGAATATAATTTTGATGATTATGGAAATCAAATAAGACAGCGCATTTTAAAATGGACAGGTATTCCAACATGTGTAGGGATTGCACCAACAAAAGCATTAAGTAAAGTTGCTAACAAAATAGCAAGAAAGTTCCCTAAAGAGACTAAAGGGGTTTATGTTATAGATTCTGAAGAGAAGCGAATTAAAGCCTTAAAATGGATTAAATTAAAAGACGTTTGGGGAATAGGAAGAGGGCTTCAAAAACGATTAGCTTTAAAAAACTGCAAAACCGCATTTGATTTTATACAATTATCTGATGAGTGGATTCGCAAGAATTTCTCAATAACCGAATGGAAACTAAAAAAAGATTTAGAGGGTATTTCAACTTTAAAGTTAGATGAACTTCAAACGAAAAGAGCAATAGCAACGACGCGAAGTTTTGAATATACGTTTTCTGATATTGACAATATAAAAGAGCGTATTTCAACCTTTGCGACGAGTTGTGCAGAAAAGTTACGAAAACAAGAATCTAGTTGTTATATGATTATCGTTTTATTAAGTAGCGATAGACATAAAAAGCAATTAGAACAGCATCGGGTTAGTGAGGTAGTGAAATTAACATATCCTACAGACTCAACATTAACCATTTGTAAACATGCGGTAGAAGCTGTTTCGTCAATTTTTAAAAAAGGCATAAAATATAAACGTGCAGGTGTTATTGTAACAGGATTAGTTCCTACGTATAATCATCAGCTAAATATGTTTGAATATGAAAACCCTAAACATAAACCTTTAATGATAGCTATTGACGGTATTAATAAAAAGTATAAAGATTATAAAATAAAACTCGGTAATCAGGATTTGGAGCGTACCTGGAAAATGCGTCAAGAACGTTTATCACCAAGGTATACTACAGATATAAAAGAGATTATAACAATAAAGTGA
- the umuD gene encoding translesion error-prone DNA polymerase V autoproteolytic subunit, producing the protein MYKTKNMVFFTPQKTNSLGAILVDTGISAGFPSPAEDFKQQRLSLDEELIKNKEATFFARVSGQSMINAGLNDNDLLVIDRSLEPEHNKIAVCFLDGEFTVKRLKVSKDEVWLQPENPNYPIIKITPENNFIIWGIVTNVIKKV; encoded by the coding sequence ATGTATAAAACAAAAAACATGGTCTTTTTTACACCTCAAAAAACAAATAGCTTAGGCGCAATACTTGTAGATACAGGAATATCAGCTGGATTTCCTTCTCCTGCAGAAGATTTTAAGCAACAACGATTATCGTTAGATGAAGAACTTATTAAGAATAAAGAAGCTACTTTTTTTGCACGTGTAAGTGGACAATCAATGATAAATGCAGGGTTAAATGATAATGATTTATTAGTCATTGATAGGAGCTTAGAACCAGAGCATAATAAAATTGCTGTATGCTTTTTGGATGGAGAATTTACAGTAAAGCGATTAAAGGTTAGTAAAGATGAAGTTTGGTTGCAGCCGGAAAACCCAAATTATCCTATTATAAAGATTACACCAGAAAATAATTTCATTATCTGGGGAATAGTAACTAATGTGATAAAGAAGGTGTAA
- a CDS encoding GNAT family N-acetyltransferase: MKLEVQYKRAETEEELHQILELQRNNILSKISDNEKQREGFVTVHHTFEVLKAMNDKCPHILAKKANKVIGYALCMLEEFKNDIEVLQPMFQQIDSCLKNNKSYIVMGQICIDKAFRKQGIFKGLYNYMKRELQTNFDLIVTEVDEENTRSLNAHYAVGFKLLHTYKSNQQDWALIYWNYS; the protein is encoded by the coding sequence TTGAAGCTAGAAGTTCAATATAAGAGAGCTGAAACAGAAGAAGAATTACATCAAATTCTAGAACTTCAACGCAATAATATATTATCAAAAATTTCAGACAACGAGAAGCAACGTGAAGGATTTGTAACAGTACACCATACTTTTGAAGTTTTAAAAGCAATGAATGATAAATGTCCTCATATTCTTGCAAAGAAAGCTAATAAAGTAATAGGATATGCATTATGTATGCTTGAAGAGTTCAAAAATGATATTGAAGTATTACAGCCCATGTTTCAGCAGATAGATAGTTGTCTGAAAAATAACAAATCATATATAGTTATGGGACAAATTTGCATTGATAAGGCTTTTCGAAAACAAGGCATTTTTAAAGGGTTATATAACTATATGAAACGCGAATTACAAACTAATTTCGATTTAATTGTTACTGAAGTTGATGAGGAGAATACAAGGTCTTTAAATGCCCACTATGCTGTTGGGTTTAAACTTTTGCATACATACAAATCTAATCAGCAAGACTGGGCTTTAATATATTGGAACTATAGCTAA